Proteins found in one Zea mays cultivar B73 chromosome 1, Zm-B73-REFERENCE-NAM-5.0, whole genome shotgun sequence genomic segment:
- the LOC542246 gene encoding sex determination protein tasselseed-2 (The RefSeq protein has 1 substitution compared to this genomic sequence) has product MHASLASYAAAAMPALDLRPEIAHAHQPVMSPSHHGWDGNGATAVPTPMPKRLDGKVAIVTGGARGIGEAIVRLFAKHGARVVIADIDDAAGEALASALGPQVSFVRCDVSVEDDVRRAVDWALSRHGGRLDVYCNNAGVLGRQTRAARSILSFDAAEFDRVLRVNALGAALGMKHAARAMAPRRAGSIVSVASVAAVLGGLGPHAYTASKHAIVGLTKNAACELRAHGVRVNCVSPFGVATPMLINAWRQGHDDATADADRDLDLDLDVTVPSDQEVEKMEEVVRGLATLKGPTLRPRDIAEAVLFLASDEARYISGHNLVVDGGVTTSRNLIGL; this is encoded by the exons ATGCACGCTAGCCTCGCCTCCTACGCCGCGGCAGCTATGCCGGCGCTGGACCTCCGCCCCGAGATAGCGCACGCGCACCAGCCCGTCATGTCGCCCTCTCACCACGGCTGGGACGGCAATGGCGCCACAGCCGTGCCCACACCGATGCCCAAGAG GCTGGACGGGAAGGTGGCCATTGTGACGGGCGGCGCGCGCGGGATCGGCGAGGCCATCGTGCGGCTGTTCGCCAAGCACGGGGCCCGGGTGGTGATCGCGGACATCGACGACGCCGCGGGGGAGGCGCTGGCGTCGGCGCTGGGCCCGCAGGTCAGCTTCGTGCGCTGCGACGTGTCCGTGGAGGACGACGTCCGGCGCGCCGTGGACTGGGCGCTGTCGCGCCACGGCGGCCGCCTCGACGTCTACTGCAACAACGCCGGGGTGCTGGGCCGCCAGACGCGCGCCGCCAGGAGCATCCTGTCCTTCGACGCGGCCGAGTTCGACCGCGTGCTCCGCGTCAACGCGCTGGGCGCCGCGCTCGGGATGAAGCACGCGGCGCGCGCCATGGCGCCGCGCCGCGCGGGGAGCATCGTCTCCGTCGCCAGCGTCGCGGCCGTGCTGGGCGGCCTCGGCCCGCACGCCTACACCGCCTCCAAGCACGCCATCGTCGGGCTCACCAAGAACGCCGCCTGCGAGCTGGGCGCGCACGGGGTCCGGGTCAACTGCGTCTCGCCCTTCGGCGTCGCCACGCCCATGCTCATCAACGCCTGGCGCCAGGGCCACGACGACGCCACCGCCGACGCCGACCgagacctcgacctcgacctcgacgtCACCGTGCCCAGCGACCAGGAGGTGGAGAAGATGGAGGAGGTGGTCAGGGGCCTGGCCACGCTCAAGGGCCCCACGCTCAGGCCCAGGGACATCGCCGAGGCGGTGCTCTTCCTGGCCAGCGACGAGGCCAGGTATATATCGGGCCACAACCTTGTCGTGGACGGCGGCGTCACCACATCCAGGAACCTCATCGGCTTGTGA